A part of Deltaproteobacteria bacterium genomic DNA contains:
- a CDS encoding anthranilate synthase component I family protein — translation MWGKITDLKIASIPPPNGVTGLAEWFATRRTQPYAMLLLSGGDLDCARYSVMGWDPFLVLRARGKQLKIQQGNRYQNLVADPFNVLEEVLEALELPDPLPVFPFAAGGLGFLAYDLKNHLERLPTTSHDDLQLPEMVLAFPRHLIVHDRYQHRCWRIRLKYEAALKGSVERQRQSAAESEVFPGQAHLGNYRVGALQSNFSHEEYLRAVGRVRHYIRQGDVYQVNLSQRFSFPLAGDLYTLFLRLYQLNPAPFYAYLNMGDFQVLSTSMERFLFRQEDYLETRPIKGTRPRGGTAAEDAALRQELLNSPKDDAELSMIVDLLRNDLGKVCQARTVMVQEHKRLEAYQNVYHLISIVEGRLRPETTQVDILRATFPGGSITGCPKIRAMEIIDELEPTVRHVYTGAIGYLGLHRNLDLNVAIRTGICYRGRFYFSVGGGIVYDSREEDEYLETIHKGQTLFSIIGQGGVQQTTPRETRLGQAEA, via the coding sequence ATGTGGGGCAAAATAACTGATCTCAAAATTGCCTCGATTCCGCCGCCGAACGGGGTTACCGGACTGGCCGAATGGTTTGCAACCCGGCGGACCCAACCCTATGCCATGTTGCTGTTGAGCGGCGGGGACCTGGACTGCGCCCGCTATTCGGTGATGGGCTGGGACCCGTTTCTGGTCCTGCGGGCCAGGGGTAAACAGCTTAAGATTCAGCAAGGTAACCGCTACCAGAACCTGGTCGCCGACCCCTTCAATGTGCTGGAGGAGGTGCTGGAAGCCCTGGAACTTCCCGACCCCTTGCCGGTGTTTCCGTTTGCCGCCGGTGGCTTGGGGTTTTTGGCCTATGATCTGAAAAACCACCTGGAGCGCCTGCCCACCACCAGCCACGACGATCTGCAACTGCCGGAAATGGTCCTGGCCTTTCCGCGTCATCTGATCGTCCATGACCGCTATCAGCACCGCTGCTGGCGGATCAGGCTGAAGTACGAAGCCGCGCTTAAGGGGTCAGTGGAAAGGCAGCGGCAATCCGCGGCGGAGTCGGAGGTTTTTCCCGGGCAGGCGCACTTGGGAAATTACCGGGTGGGGGCCTTGCAGAGCAACTTCAGCCATGAGGAGTATCTAAGGGCCGTGGGCCGGGTGCGCCATTATATCCGCCAGGGGGATGTCTATCAGGTCAACCTGTCCCAGCGATTTTCCTTTCCTTTGGCCGGTGATCTTTATACTCTGTTTTTACGGCTCTACCAGCTTAATCCAGCTCCGTTTTATGCCTATCTGAATATGGGGGATTTTCAAGTATTATCCACCTCCATGGAGCGCTTTCTGTTCCGGCAGGAGGATTATCTGGAAACCCGGCCCATCAAGGGCACCCGGCCCCGCGGCGGCACCGCGGCCGAGGATGCGGCGCTGCGGCAGGAACTGCTCAACAGCCCCAAGGATGACGCCGAACTGTCGATGATCGTCGATCTGCTGCGCAATGATCTGGGCAAAGTCTGTCAGGCCCGCACCGTCATGGTCCAGGAGCACAAGCGCCTGGAAGCCTATCAGAACGTCTATCATCTGATTTCCATTGTCGAGGGCCGTCTCCGTCCTGAGACCACTCAGGTGGATATCCTGCGGGCCACCTTTCCAGGCGGTTCGATCACGGGCTGTCCCAAGATTCGAGCCATGGAAATCATCGATGAACTGGAACCCACGGTGCGCCACGTTTATACCGGCGCTATCGGCTATCTGGGACTGCACCGCAACCTGGATCTTAACGTCGCCATCCGGACCGGCATCTGCTATCGGGGAAGATTCTATTTTTCCGTGGGCGGCGGCATTGTTTACGATTCCCGGGAAGAAGACGAATACCTGGAGACCATCCACAAAGGTCAGACCCTGTTTAGTATTATCGGCCAGGGCGGCGTCCAGCAGACTACCCCGAGGGAGACCAGATTGGGCCAGGCCGAGGCCTGA
- a CDS encoding aminodeoxychorismate/anthranilate synthase component II — protein MMRLLIIDNYDSFTYNLVQLFYEFDLEVLVFRHDQITLGGIESLNPDWLCISPGPKAPKDAGISKAVIAHFAPQLPILGVCLGMQALNEVFGGQTDLAPVPVHGKRYQVFHQGRGIFGGIPSPFWAARYHSLAVDPRSADLEVTAWANDGVVMGLSHRRYPLHGVQFHPESFLTEYGKELTVNFLRLAPVFGSTTGWRQDSTRLLKDGVNVGQNN, from the coding sequence ATGATGCGGCTGCTAATCATCGACAATTATGATTCCTTTACCTATAACCTGGTGCAATTGTTCTATGAATTCGATCTGGAGGTGCTGGTCTTTCGCCATGACCAGATTACCCTGGGGGGGATTGAGAGCCTCAATCCGGATTGGCTATGCATCTCCCCAGGACCCAAGGCCCCTAAGGACGCGGGAATCAGCAAGGCGGTGATCGCCCATTTTGCCCCCCAATTGCCTATCTTGGGGGTCTGCCTGGGAATGCAGGCCTTAAACGAAGTGTTTGGCGGCCAGACCGACCTGGCACCAGTACCGGTGCACGGTAAGCGCTACCAGGTGTTTCATCAAGGCCGCGGCATATTTGGCGGTATACCTTCGCCTTTTTGGGCTGCCCGCTACCATTCCTTGGCCGTAGACCCCCGATCCGCGGACCTGGAGGTCACGGCCTGGGCTAACGATGGCGTAGTCATGGGACTTAGTCATCGCCGCTATCCTTTGCATGGCGTCCAGTTTCATCCCGAGTCTTTCCTTACCGAATACGGCAAGGAGCTGACCGTCAATTTTCTAAGACTGGCCCCGGTGTTCGGAAGCACGACAGGGTGGCGCCAGGATTCAACTCGCCTTTTAAAGGACGGTGTTAATGTGGGGCAAAATAACTGA
- a CDS encoding ATP-binding protein: MRSRFPLFPFSAIVGQEDLKLALLINAVNPAIGGVLIRGEKGTGKSTAVRALAALLPEMEAVAGCIYGCHPQGVDGLCEDCQRRRAQGNGLPVICKPVPVVTLPLGATEDRVLGTLDLEAAIHTGRKRFEPGLLARAHRGILYIDEVNLLEDHLVDVLLDVAACGVNIVERESVSVAHPARFILVGTMNPEEGELRPQLLDRFGICVEVKGLINPAARAAIVNNRLAFERAPEDYIAAHQQSEAELKHRLERAKALLPAVQVSEAALSLAVHLALTMGAEGHRADLVTIQAASALAALDGRTAIGVADIKRAAVFALRHRLVGNPLEDEEIDTARLAEQIEAASSSESIPPPVEKKSR, translated from the coding sequence ATGCGCTCCCGTTTCCCGCTCTTCCCGTTTAGTGCTATTGTCGGGCAGGAAGATCTTAAACTGGCGCTGCTGATCAACGCCGTCAATCCCGCCATTGGAGGAGTGCTGATCCGGGGTGAAAAAGGCACCGGCAAATCCACCGCGGTACGGGCTTTGGCGGCCCTGTTGCCGGAAATGGAAGCAGTGGCCGGCTGTATTTATGGTTGCCATCCTCAAGGGGTGGATGGCCTCTGCGAGGACTGTCAACGCCGCCGGGCCCAAGGCAATGGCCTGCCGGTGATCTGCAAGCCGGTGCCGGTGGTTACCCTGCCTTTAGGGGCTACCGAGGACCGGGTGCTGGGCACGCTGGATCTGGAAGCCGCCATCCATACCGGCCGCAAGCGGTTTGAACCCGGCCTGTTGGCTCGGGCCCATCGGGGCATCCTCTATATCGATGAGGTCAATCTGCTGGAAGATCATCTGGTCGATGTGCTGCTGGATGTCGCGGCTTGTGGCGTCAATATAGTGGAACGGGAATCGGTTTCCGTAGCTCACCCGGCCCGCTTTATCCTGGTGGGCACCATGAATCCCGAGGAGGGAGAATTACGGCCCCAGTTGTTGGACCGCTTCGGTATCTGCGTCGAAGTCAAGGGGCTGATCAATCCCGCTGCCCGGGCTGCCATTGTTAACAATCGGCTGGCCTTTGAGCGCGCCCCCGAAGACTATATCGCTGCCCACCAACAATCCGAGGCTGAGTTGAAGCATCGGCTCGAACGAGCCAAGGCCCTTCTTCCTGCGGTCCAGGTTAGCGAGGCTGCCCTCTCTCTGGCTGTGCATCTAGCCCTGACCATGGGGGCCGAGGGGCATCGGGCGGATCTGGTTACCATCCAGGCGGCCAGCGCGCTGGCCGCCCTGGACGGCCGGACCGCCATCGGAGTCGCCGACATCAAACGGGCTGCGGTCTTCGCCCTGCGGCACCGGTTGGTAGGCAATCCTCTGGAGGACGAGGAAATCGACACGGCCAGGCTGGCCGAGCAGATTGAGGCGGCCTCCAGCAGCGAGTCCATACCGCCCCCGGTGGAAAAAAAAAGCCGGTAA
- a CDS encoding VWA domain-containing protein: MVACPPAFELKPLSFLFPRQYHGKRGRRLATATQSYYGRYLRSRFPYGEVPDLALDATLRAAVANGQGLTNGKIDIGTDDLRYKVRHGKTQTLMLLVVDASGSMGAAQRMAAAKQAALSFLIQAYQRRDRVGMITFNGVRARVLLPPTNSITLAQKRLRALPTGGKTPLAHALQLALRLARMELQRQKSLIPIIVVISDGNPNVPLFSSDARSDALKVATAIGRNGLPALFVDTDRNFMEPGLGLALSRAMRGRYERFENLAFSKVQTV, encoded by the coding sequence GTGGTCGCCTGTCCCCCCGCCTTTGAGCTAAAACCATTATCCTTCCTGTTTCCCCGTCAGTATCACGGCAAACGCGGGCGGCGGTTGGCTACTGCCACCCAGAGTTATTATGGCCGATATCTGCGGTCCCGCTTTCCTTATGGTGAGGTGCCGGACCTGGCACTCGATGCCACCCTCCGGGCCGCGGTGGCGAACGGCCAAGGGTTGACGAACGGCAAGATCGACATCGGCACCGATGATCTGCGTTATAAAGTCCGCCACGGCAAAACCCAGACCCTCATGTTACTGGTCGTTGATGCCAGCGGCTCGATGGGCGCGGCCCAACGCATGGCCGCGGCCAAGCAGGCGGCTCTATCATTTTTGATCCAGGCTTACCAGCGCCGCGATCGGGTCGGCATGATTACCTTTAATGGGGTTCGAGCCCGGGTTTTATTGCCGCCGACCAACAGTATCACCCTGGCCCAAAAAAGACTGCGTGCTTTACCGACCGGGGGGAAAACCCCGCTAGCCCATGCTCTGCAGCTGGCCTTGCGCCTAGCCCGAATGGAACTGCAGCGCCAGAAGAGCCTGATCCCCATCATTGTGGTGATTTCAGACGGCAATCCTAATGTCCCGTTATTCAGTTCGGATGCTCGCAGCGATGCCCTGAAAGTGGCAACTGCCATTGGTAGAAACGGCCTGCCAGCACTGTTTGTCGATACCGACCGCAATTTTATGGAACCCGGCCTGGGGCTGGCTTTATCCCGGGCAATGCGTGGCCGCTACGAACGATTTGAGAATCTGGCGTTCAGCAAGGTTCAGACCGTTTAG